In the Pseudodesulfovibrio alkaliphilus genome, one interval contains:
- a CDS encoding late competence development ComFB family protein, which yields MPDQELNVSGFDLSRIRNRNEKRVAKLMPEILDQYYEDYAFEQLDIEDIYALALNLLPARYVQRGSIIISDRISDFVIKSKIREATERVLKHPTRSD from the coding sequence ATGCCAGACCAGGAATTGAACGTCAGCGGTTTCGACCTGAGCCGGATACGCAATCGCAACGAAAAACGAGTCGCCAAGCTTATGCCGGAAATCCTTGACCAATATTACGAGGACTATGCTTTCGAGCAGCTCGACATTGAGGATATTTACGCCCTGGCCCTCAATCTGCTGCCCGCCCGGTATGTGCAGCGGGGTTCCATCATTATCTCGGACCGCATCTCGGACTTTGTCATCAAAAGCAAAATCCGCGAAGCCACGGAAAGGGTGCTGAAACACCCCACCCGCTCCGACTAG
- the msrB gene encoding peptide-methionine (R)-S-oxide reductase MsrB, with protein MSPRIAGGYGAASLAVVAVLLTAAIAAWTLPDIMPTGNVRVGVAETDGDKEAEMGMNARTEVATLAGGCFWCVEADMARLPGVVRVVSGYAGGQEVEPSYEDVAGGRTGHREAVQVYFDPERVSYSEILAHFWRHFDPTDAGGSFGDRGEHYTSAIYYHDDAQREIAEASRAALEASGRFDRPVVTSVLPLTTFFEAEAYHQDFAVNNAVRYKTYRTFSGRDRFLRDVWDRDSSAVGQVAEGREAAGPKYTRPDDASLQGSLTPLQFEVVRRDGTEPPFANEFWDNRRPGIYVDVVSGEPLFSSTDKFDSGTGWPSFTRPLFEDAVTRRRDGRLLAPRTEVRSRMADSHLGHVFDDGPPPTGLRYCINSAALRFVPRESLEEEGYGEFAGLFR; from the coding sequence ATGAGTCCACGCATAGCCGGGGGATATGGAGCGGCCAGTCTGGCGGTGGTTGCGGTTCTGCTCACCGCGGCCATTGCTGCCTGGACCCTGCCCGACATCATGCCCACAGGGAATGTGCGCGTTGGGGTAGCCGAAACAGACGGGGATAAGGAGGCGGAAATGGGCATGAACGCAAGGACCGAGGTGGCGACACTCGCGGGCGGATGCTTTTGGTGCGTCGAGGCGGACATGGCCCGGCTTCCCGGCGTGGTCCGGGTGGTCTCGGGCTATGCAGGCGGCCAGGAGGTTGAGCCTTCCTACGAGGACGTTGCCGGGGGTCGGACCGGGCATCGCGAGGCGGTGCAGGTGTATTTTGACCCCGAGCGGGTGAGTTATTCGGAAATCCTCGCCCATTTTTGGCGGCATTTCGATCCCACGGACGCAGGAGGCTCCTTTGGCGACAGGGGGGAGCACTATACTTCCGCCATTTATTATCACGACGACGCGCAACGGGAAATTGCCGAGGCATCGCGGGCCGCGCTGGAGGCTTCGGGTCGTTTCGACAGGCCGGTGGTCACGTCGGTACTGCCGTTGACGACCTTCTTTGAAGCCGAGGCATACCACCAGGATTTCGCCGTCAACAATGCCGTGCGCTACAAGACCTACCGGACCTTTTCAGGGCGCGACAGGTTCCTTCGCGATGTCTGGGACCGGGACTCTTCTGCCGTCGGCCAGGTGGCCGAGGGGAGGGAAGCCGCCGGGCCAAAGTACACCAGGCCGGATGATGCCAGCTTGCAGGGCTCGCTGACCCCGCTTCAATTCGAGGTGGTGCGGCGCGACGGAACCGAACCTCCCTTTGCCAACGAATTCTGGGATAACCGCCGCCCAGGCATCTATGTGGATGTGGTTTCCGGTGAGCCGCTGTTTTCGTCCACGGACAAGTTCGACTCGGGTACCGGCTGGCCGAGCTTCACTCGCCCCCTGTTTGAAGACGCCGTCACCCGACGGCGGGACGGAAGGCTTCTTGCACCTCGTACCGAGGTGCGCAGCCGGATGGCCGATTCTCACCTGGGCCATGTGTTCGATGATGGTCCGCCGCCCACAGGCTTGCGCTACTGCATCAACTCGGCGGCCCTGCGTTTTGTGCCCAGGGAATCACTGGAAGAGGAAGGATACGGCGAGTTCGCCGGACTGTTCCGGTAG
- a CDS encoding MlaA family lipoprotein yields the protein MACVPLALVLVLGGCGAAVTKRADPALNLEPTGFRTEVNHWPQAGGNDLDFMEVYDPWEPMNRHIYDFNAGLDTYVLLPAVGVYRTVLPAPARKGVSNVINNLNELPVLVNCVLQGKVRKGAITTSRFLINSTFGLLGVMDLASDAPRLQRQDEDVGQTLGFWGVGNGPYFVMPGFGPSNLRDTVGFGGDSLLLYLEMMQVYRLAGVRNTWDTAVAEMVVRTINRRANVPFRYHQTGSPFEYELVRYIYTKKRELDIQR from the coding sequence TTGGCGTGCGTACCCCTGGCCCTCGTTCTGGTCCTGGGCGGCTGCGGCGCGGCTGTGACCAAGCGGGCGGACCCCGCCCTGAACCTGGAACCCACCGGGTTTCGCACCGAGGTCAACCACTGGCCCCAAGCAGGGGGTAACGACTTGGATTTCATGGAGGTCTACGACCCCTGGGAGCCGATGAACCGGCATATCTACGATTTTAACGCCGGGCTCGACACCTATGTGCTGCTCCCGGCCGTGGGCGTGTATCGAACCGTGCTTCCCGCCCCGGCCAGAAAAGGCGTCTCCAACGTCATCAACAATCTCAACGAGTTACCTGTGCTGGTCAACTGCGTACTTCAGGGCAAGGTACGCAAGGGGGCCATCACCACCTCCCGTTTTCTCATCAATTCCACCTTCGGACTGCTCGGCGTCATGGACTTGGCCTCCGATGCGCCCCGCCTGCAGCGTCAGGACGAGGATGTGGGCCAGACCCTCGGTTTCTGGGGAGTGGGCAACGGGCCGTATTTCGTCATGCCCGGCTTCGGACCGTCGAATCTGCGCGATACCGTGGGTTTTGGCGGCGATTCCCTGCTTTTGTACCTGGAGATGATGCAGGTGTACCGGCTGGCCGGAGTCCGCAACACCTGGGACACGGCCGTGGCCGAGATGGTGGTGCGTACGATCAATCGGCGGGCCAATGTCCCCTTCCGCTATCACCAGACCGGGTCTCCCTTTGAGTACGAGCTGGTCCGCTATATCTATACCAAGAAGCGAGAGTTGGACATCCAGCGCTAG
- a CDS encoding alpha/beta fold hydrolase encodes MAIASRHFEVTINPARFMTSSATVLFVGALLAAVLCVAAEGAADYRYPYTDPYQATVYGTPPDQIHRPGPAVSPKLRAIRIEGRKVPDIFSYSADMFYSTALQKGEAPLIFIIAGTGAEHNAIKMEFLTQVFYGAGFHVVALSSPTHMNFVISASRHGAPGYVPHDVDDLYRVMLWIKEVVEAEQPVSEYYITGYSLGAMHAAFLAHRDSEKGDFGFRRALMINPPVSLYHSVKRLDSWLTAENLGEVTVREQIASLIARFSDYYRDADITDLDDNFLYEMVTRVNMDDVDLRTLIGVDFRLSASSMIFATDVCLRAGYLVPPADYPLTKSKPLMPYAEAAFDISFENYMDEFLLPYLQHLDPSMDRYTLMRQSSLYDIRSYLMESDKVVLIGNTDDVILNDNDLAFIKSVFGERARLYPTGGHCGNMMYGPFVEAMLAMVKL; translated from the coding sequence ATGGCGATTGCATCCAGGCACTTTGAGGTAACAATCAACCCGGCTCGGTTCATGACTTCTTCGGCCACTGTTCTGTTTGTCGGCGCTCTTCTCGCCGCCGTGCTCTGCGTCGCCGCCGAGGGGGCGGCCGATTACCGTTATCCCTACACCGACCCCTATCAGGCTACGGTTTACGGTACGCCGCCGGATCAGATCCACCGGCCCGGGCCTGCTGTCAGCCCGAAGCTGCGGGCCATTCGCATCGAGGGCCGCAAAGTCCCGGACATTTTTTCCTACAGCGCCGACATGTTTTACAGCACGGCCCTGCAAAAAGGGGAGGCCCCGCTCATTTTCATCATCGCGGGAACCGGAGCCGAACACAACGCCATCAAGATGGAGTTTCTCACCCAGGTCTTTTATGGCGCCGGTTTTCACGTCGTGGCCCTGTCCTCGCCCACGCACATGAATTTCGTCATCAGCGCCTCGCGCCACGGCGCACCGGGCTATGTGCCCCACGATGTGGACGACCTGTATCGGGTCATGCTCTGGATCAAGGAAGTGGTCGAGGCGGAACAGCCGGTTTCTGAGTATTACATCACCGGCTACAGCCTGGGCGCGATGCACGCGGCCTTTCTGGCCCACCGCGACTCGGAAAAAGGGGACTTCGGCTTCCGCAGGGCGCTGATGATCAATCCGCCGGTAAGCCTGTACCACTCTGTCAAGCGGCTCGATTCCTGGCTGACGGCCGAGAACCTCGGCGAGGTCACGGTGCGCGAGCAGATCGCAAGCCTCATCGCCCGGTTTTCCGACTACTATCGCGATGCGGACATCACCGACCTGGACGACAACTTCCTCTATGAGATGGTCACGCGAGTGAACATGGACGACGTGGACCTGCGCACTCTCATCGGGGTGGACTTCCGCCTTTCGGCCTCGTCCATGATCTTTGCCACCGATGTCTGCCTGCGGGCCGGGTATCTGGTGCCGCCGGCCGATTACCCCCTGACCAAGAGCAAGCCGCTGATGCCTTACGCCGAAGCCGCCTTTGACATCAGCTTCGAGAACTACATGGATGAATTCCTGCTGCCCTATCTGCAGCACCTGGACCCGTCCATGGACCGCTATACCCTGATGCGTCAGTCCAGCCTGTACGACATCCGCTCCTATCTCATGGAAAGCGACAAGGTCGTGCTCATCGGCAATACCGACGATGTCATTCTCAACGACAACGACCTCGCCTTCATCAAAAGCGTGTTCGGCGAACGGGCCAGGCTTTACCCCACGGGCGGGCACTGCGGCAACATGATGTACGGACCCTTTGTGGAGGCCATGCTGGCCATGGTGAAGCTGTGA
- a CDS encoding NirD/YgiW/YdeI family stress tolerance protein: MLRVSMVLALSLLVATVAISAELSQSVGSEPATAGPFVARTVAQAKAAGVDTRVVLTGRVVKVIKADEFLMADDTGELLVFTPKGALEGLDAAGSVVEVIGRIDQNFMYTEIQAESVRIIP, from the coding sequence ATGTTGCGCGTAAGTATGGTTCTTGCTCTGTCGCTGCTGGTGGCCACTGTGGCCATTTCGGCCGAGCTGTCCCAGTCCGTGGGTTCCGAACCTGCGACGGCAGGGCCCTTTGTGGCCAGAACCGTTGCCCAGGCCAAGGCCGCCGGGGTGGACACCCGTGTTGTCCTCACCGGCAGGGTGGTCAAGGTGATCAAGGCCGATGAGTTTCTGATGGCCGACGACACGGGCGAACTGCTTGTCTTCACCCCAAAGGGCGCCCTTGAGGGGCTTGACGCGGCTGGTTCCGTCGTGGAGGTCATCGGCCGCATTGATCAGAACTTCATGTACACAGAGATTCAGGCCGAGTCGGTCAGGATCATTCCGTAG
- a CDS encoding class I SAM-dependent methyltransferase: MKYLLHVGSGPKNPDKIPGPYKGDGWREIRLDLNPDTRPDIVGDIRNMPEVESARFDAVYSSHNLEHLYPHEVPLALAEFHRVLMPGGHALVTCPDIQTIAAFIAKGNLLDPIYSSPAGPIAPLDILYGHRPSLERGNLFMAHHTAFTSQTLAQAMSAVGFVDIRVQRRGAPYFDLWAQGFRTPATEA, translated from the coding sequence GTGAAATACCTTCTTCATGTCGGCTCCGGGCCCAAGAACCCCGACAAGATTCCCGGACCGTACAAGGGGGATGGGTGGCGGGAGATACGACTGGATCTCAACCCTGACACCCGGCCGGACATTGTCGGCGATATACGGAACATGCCGGAAGTGGAATCCGCACGCTTCGATGCGGTCTATTCCTCCCACAACCTGGAGCATCTGTATCCTCACGAAGTGCCCCTCGCCCTGGCAGAGTTCCACAGGGTTCTTATGCCCGGCGGCCATGCCCTTGTGACCTGCCCGGACATTCAGACCATCGCCGCCTTCATTGCCAAAGGCAATCTGCTTGACCCGATATACTCCTCGCCAGCCGGTCCGATAGCGCCGCTGGACATCCTCTATGGACACCGGCCCTCCCTTGAACGCGGCAATCTATTCATGGCCCACCACACCGCATTCACCTCCCAAACCCTGGCCCAGGCCATGAGCGCAGTCGGCTTTGTCGATATCCGCGTCCAAAGGCGGGGCGCACCATATTTCGACCTTTGGGCGCAAGGCTTCCGAACTCCCGCCACAGAAGCGTAA